Proteins found in one Campylobacter concisus genomic segment:
- the kdsB gene encoding 3-deoxy-manno-octulosonate cytidylyltransferase → MIIIPARLASTRFSNKILKEINGVPMFVATALRVSGVDDVAVAVDEPSVLDIAKAHGIKAVLTSKDHQSGTDRINEAAQILGLSESEIIINVQADEPFIEPENIANFRAFCEQNREKAFMFSCYKKMDDEFADDKNLVKVVTDFEGYALYFSRSRIPFNRIECKSYKAHLGIYGYSVKSLKEFCTLATSSLENTEKLEQLRALENGKKIAMLEVESQSIGIDSEEDYQRALAKFGKK, encoded by the coding sequence ATGATAATTATACCAGCCCGCCTTGCCTCAACAAGGTTTAGTAACAAAATTTTAAAAGAGATAAATGGCGTGCCAATGTTTGTGGCAACGGCTCTTAGAGTAAGTGGCGTGGATGATGTGGCGGTTGCTGTGGATGAGCCAAGTGTGCTAGATATCGCCAAGGCCCACGGCATAAAAGCGGTACTAACTAGCAAAGATCATCAAAGTGGCACTGACAGGATAAACGAAGCAGCGCAAATTTTGGGTCTAAGTGAGAGCGAGATCATCATAAATGTTCAGGCTGATGAGCCATTTATTGAGCCTGAAAATATCGCTAATTTTAGGGCTTTTTGCGAGCAAAACAGAGAAAAAGCCTTTATGTTTTCTTGCTATAAAAAGATGGACGATGAGTTTGCGGATGATAAAAATTTAGTCAAAGTGGTGACTGATTTTGAGGGATATGCGCTTTATTTTTCAAGATCAAGGATACCATTTAACAGAATCGAGTGTAAAAGCTACAAAGCTCATCTTGGTATCTACGGATATAGTGTAAAAAGCTTAAAAGAGTTTTGTACTCTTGCCACTTCAAGCCTTGAAAATACCGAAAAGCTCGAGCAGCTACGCGCCCTAGAAAATGGTAAAAAGATAGCGATGCTAGAGGTTGAGAGCCAAAGTATCGGCATCGATAGTGAAGAGGACTACCAAAGAGCTCTAGCTAAATTTGGTAAAAAATAA
- a CDS encoding tetraacyldisaccharide 4'-kinase has translation MFKKLNIFLHAWANEYFFRPNFFQILLAFLLLPLSFIYFFIVVLKKFTARKIDFGIKVISVGNLTLGGSGKTPLCVAIAKNYEGAFIILRGYKRKSKGMQVVARNGEILLDVAASGDEAMIYATSLKNANVIVSEDRKLAIEYAKTHGAKYILMDDGFSKFDIAKFDILVRPNPEPRLKFCLPSGAYRYPFSFYKFADFIAIEGQTHFRKSEILNKSEKMVLVTAIANPARLEAFFSECVGQVFFPDHYDFSKDELSEILQSYGATSLLMTQKDYVKAKDFGLPVSLITLEVTLSEEFQKVLERQI, from the coding sequence GTGTTTAAGAAATTAAATATTTTCTTGCATGCTTGGGCGAATGAATATTTTTTTCGCCCAAATTTCTTTCAAATTTTACTGGCATTTTTACTTTTACCACTAAGCTTTATCTATTTTTTTATTGTAGTTCTTAAGAAATTTACTGCTAGAAAAATAGACTTTGGCATAAAGGTAATAAGCGTGGGAAATTTGACACTTGGAGGAAGTGGTAAGACCCCGCTTTGCGTGGCAATTGCTAAAAATTACGAGGGCGCTTTTATTATTCTTAGAGGTTATAAAAGAAAGAGCAAAGGTATGCAGGTTGTCGCTCGTAACGGCGAAATTTTACTTGACGTAGCAGCAAGCGGCGATGAAGCGATGATATATGCTACAAGCCTTAAAAATGCAAATGTAATAGTAAGCGAAGATAGGAAATTAGCCATAGAGTACGCCAAAACCCATGGAGCGAAGTATATTTTGATGGATGACGGGTTTTCTAAATTTGACATAGCTAAATTTGACATCTTGGTGCGTCCAAACCCAGAGCCAAGACTAAAATTTTGCTTACCAAGCGGGGCTTATAGATATCCATTTAGCTTTTATAAATTCGCTGATTTTATAGCGATCGAAGGGCAAACTCATTTTAGAAAGAGTGAAATTTTAAATAAAAGCGAAAAAATGGTACTAGTTACTGCCATAGCAAACCCAGCCCGCCTTGAAGCGTTTTTTAGCGAGTGTGTGGGACAGGTCTTTTTCCCTGATCATTATGATTTTTCAAAAGATGAACTAAGTGAAATTTTGCAAAGTTACGGTGCCACCTCGCTTTTGATGACGCAAAAGGACTATGTAAAGGCAAAAGATTTTGGTTTGCCAGTATCGCTTATCACGCTTGAAGTTACGCTAAGCGAGGAGTTTCAAAAGGTTTTAGAGCGACAAATTTAA
- the cutA gene encoding divalent-cation tolerance protein CutA, producing MRILITSVAKKKEAKKLSKRLVKKGFAACVSSFSAKSIYLWQEKLFGEKEQILLIKTDVNFKKVAKFIRKHHSYETPEILALKPKEIFKKYEKWIKKSTKKGKK from the coding sequence ATGAGAATTTTAATCACCTCAGTCGCAAAGAAAAAAGAGGCAAAAAAACTAAGCAAGAGGCTCGTAAAAAAGGGCTTTGCAGCTTGTGTAAGTAGCTTTAGCGCAAAAAGCATTTATCTTTGGCAAGAGAAGCTTTTTGGTGAAAAAGAGCAAATTTTACTCATAAAAACGGACGTGAATTTTAAAAAAGTAGCTAAATTTATAAGAAAGCACCACAGCTACGAAACCCCAGAAATTTTGGCACTTAAGCCAAAAGAGATCTTTAAAAAATATGAAAAATGGATAAAAAAATCAACCAAAAAAGGCAAAAAATGA
- the thrC gene encoding threonine synthase: MRLTPTRSVKDEKIKNVNLSTAMLSPSSAHGGLYAPKKLPKITKAKWQELSILSYEKLALHIISLFKFEVPEAFFKKALKRYASFDDPKHPVIFKKIDKNLYVNELYHGPTRAFKDMALQPFGSLLSQLAKERGEKYLIMCATSGDTGPATLQTFANDENIKVVCLYPDGGTSEVQKLQMQTIQGENLKVFGIKGDFDDAQRALKTLLANDKFKAELKKKHLKLSAANSVNFGRILFQIIYHAYAYANLLKQKVLKANESFDIIVPSGNFGNALGAYYAKKMGARIGKIKIASNTNNILTQFFTTGVYDLRDKKLVKTISPAMDILISSNVERLLFDKFGSVRTNELMQSLAKNKFYKLSKQELEALKEDFEASWCDDKECEAYIAKLAKDGYAIDPHTATCFKMVDAGRINVITSTAHWVKFTPSMIKACQIKDTKDEKDALAKTAKILNDSVPSSINSLFSAKILHKNIIKEDEIEKCVLEWIER, encoded by the coding sequence ATGAGACTAACACCGACAAGAAGCGTAAAAGATGAAAAGATAAAAAATGTAAATTTAAGCACAGCCATGCTTAGTCCAAGCTCCGCTCATGGCGGACTTTACGCGCCAAAAAAGCTACCAAAGATCACGAAGGCAAAGTGGCAAGAGCTCTCAATCCTAAGCTACGAAAAGCTCGCACTTCACATCATCTCACTATTTAAATTTGAAGTGCCAGAGGCCTTTTTCAAAAAAGCCCTCAAGAGATACGCAAGCTTTGATGATCCAAAGCATCCAGTCATTTTTAAAAAAATAGATAAAAATTTATATGTAAATGAGCTATATCACGGCCCAACTAGGGCATTTAAGGATATGGCGCTTCAGCCTTTTGGCTCACTTCTTAGCCAGCTAGCCAAAGAAAGAGGCGAAAAATACCTTATCATGTGTGCAACTAGCGGTGATACAGGTCCTGCGACACTTCAAACCTTTGCAAACGACGAAAACATCAAGGTCGTCTGCCTCTATCCAGATGGTGGCACGAGCGAGGTGCAAAAGCTGCAAATGCAGACCATACAAGGTGAAAATTTAAAGGTTTTTGGCATAAAAGGCGACTTTGACGACGCTCAAAGGGCGCTAAAAACGCTGCTTGCAAACGATAAATTTAAGGCTGAGCTGAAGAAAAAGCACCTTAAACTAAGCGCAGCAAACTCGGTAAATTTTGGCAGAATTCTCTTTCAGATCATCTACCACGCCTACGCCTACGCAAATTTACTAAAGCAAAAGGTGCTTAAGGCAAACGAGAGCTTTGACATCATCGTACCAAGTGGAAATTTCGGCAACGCACTTGGGGCGTATTATGCTAAAAAAATGGGCGCAAGGATCGGTAAGATCAAGATCGCCTCAAACACAAACAACATCTTGACGCAGTTTTTCACCACCGGCGTTTACGATCTAAGGGACAAAAAGCTGGTTAAGACGATAAGCCCAGCCATGGACATTTTAATAAGCTCAAACGTCGAGCGCTTGCTGTTTGATAAATTTGGAAGCGTTAGAACTAATGAGCTCATGCAAAGCCTAGCTAAAAATAAATTTTATAAGCTTAGCAAACAAGAGCTTGAAGCGCTAAAAGAGGACTTTGAGGCTAGCTGGTGCGACGACAAAGAGTGCGAGGCATATATCGCAAAGCTCGCAAAGGACGGCTACGCGATTGATCCGCATACGGCTACTTGCTTTAAAATGGTGGATGCTGGCCGCATAAATGTCATCACATCGACCGCGCACTGGGTGAAATTTACGCCAAGCATGATCAAAGCGTGCCAGATAAAAGATACAAAAGATGAAAAAGATGCGCTGGCAAAGACTGCTAAAATCTTAAATGACAGCGTGCCAAGCTCGATAAACTCGCTATTTAGCGCAAAAATTTTACACAAAAATATTATAAAAGAAGACGAGATCGAAAAGTGCGTCTTAGAATGGATCGAGCGATGA
- a CDS encoding DegT/DnrJ/EryC1/StrS family aminotransferase yields MREIPFYRPTITERESELIEEALHSENTTNIVARFEEKLKEYFGAKFVVTTNNIAAAHHLALSALDTKRGDKVICSINAFPSIAQAVRHFDAEPIFVDVDEEDFNICPDALEKVLKEQNHKKLKCAFISHIAGQSARMDEITAVCEKYGVKILDDANRGMGLTYNGKKVGSDSFLSCFQTHSRVQNPISTVGFFTTNDEEIYKRAKLLRNYALVNGIDKFGSLSYIYDVVDIGLKYDINSINAAFSIAQLERTDKLIQRRQEIAKIYDKELGECHNITIPVKKREHIYTQYIIKINKNRDGFARELLEHGIHTSLHYIPIHLLSYYKNKYSLKVNDFPNALKNYQQVLSLPIYHSLSDEEVQYVCNKVKEISKTRV; encoded by the coding sequence AGATTTGAAGAGAAGTTAAAAGAGTATTTTGGTGCAAAATTTGTAGTTACCACAAATAATATCGCAGCCGCACATCACTTGGCACTAAGTGCGCTTGACACTAAACGCGGAGATAAGGTCATTTGCTCTATAAATGCCTTTCCTAGCATTGCACAAGCTGTTAGACATTTTGATGCTGAACCTATTTTTGTGGATGTTGATGAAGAAGATTTTAACATCTGCCCGGACGCCCTTGAGAAAGTGCTAAAAGAGCAAAATCACAAAAAATTAAAATGTGCTTTTATCTCTCATATCGCAGGTCAAAGTGCTAGGATGGATGAGATAACGGCGGTTTGTGAGAAATACGGTGTAAAAATTTTAGATGATGCAAATCGTGGTATGGGACTAACATACAATGGTAAAAAAGTTGGTTCAGACTCCTTTTTGTCATGCTTTCAGACACATTCGCGTGTACAAAATCCTATATCAACGGTTGGATTTTTTACGACAAATGATGAGGAAATTTATAAAAGAGCAAAACTACTTCGCAACTATGCTCTTGTAAATGGCATTGATAAATTTGGTAGCTTGAGTTATATTTATGATGTCGTTGATATTGGCTTAAAGTATGATATAAACTCGATAAATGCAGCATTTTCTATTGCGCAGCTAGAAAGAACAGATAAACTCATACAAAGAAGACAAGAGATCGCAAAAATTTATGATAAAGAGCTTGGTGAGTGCCACAATATAACAATCCCTGTCAAAAAACGCGAGCACATTTATACTCAGTATATTATTAAGATAAATAAAAATCGTGATGGCTTTGCTAGAGAGCTTTTGGAGCACGGCATTCACACATCATTGCACTACATACCGATACATTTACTAAGTTATTACAAAAACAAATACTCACTTAAAGTAAATGATTTTCCAAATGCTTTAAAAAATTATCAGCAAGTATTGTCACTGCCTATTTATCATAGTCTAAGCGATGAAGAGGTGCAATACGTCTGCAACAAAGTAAAAGAAATTTCTAAAACTCGTGTTTAA